A genomic segment from Dendropsophus ebraccatus isolate aDenEbr1 chromosome 7, aDenEbr1.pat, whole genome shotgun sequence encodes:
- the LOC138797175 gene encoding zinc finger protein 585A-like — MRGDPRCMSEVKEEEAPAAAIPENPTKNPEETFMLWLNYKEEDEGAEQHSSGEALLPLTVHPGRHTTDLSYNPPDNEEPSPDRSHTATTIKDRKRGKRFQREKASSKSTSVFRHSIQTGDKQYSCSECGKCFTFKSQLVKHERSHTGEKPFSCSECGKGFTSKSNLVTHGRSHTGVKPYSCSECGKSFFTKDKLRNHHMTHTGEKPFSCSECEKSFITKVNLKIHQRIHTGEKPYACSECGKCFTNKSYLGTHEKIHTGEKMHSCSECGKSFITKVKLRTHLRIHTEEKPYSCLDCGKGFTDKSSLVIHERVHTGEKPYSCSECGKCFKIQSDLVRHKKIHTGEKLYSCSECGKRFVNNSDLVRHERIHTGDKLYPCSDCGKSFINHSNLVRHKRIHTGEKPYLCSECGKCFTYKPQLLKHERSHTGT; from the exons atgaggggcgatccccggtgtatgagtgaggtgaaggaggaggaggcgccggcagctgctataccag AAAATCCTACCAAGAACCCTGAGGAAACCTTCATGTTATGGCTGAATTATAAGGAAGAGGATGAAGGTGCGGAGCAGCactcctcaggagaagccctcctcccccttactgtacatccaggacgtcacactacagatctatcatataatcctcctgacaaTGAGGAACCTTCTCCCGACCGCTCACACACTGCCACCACAATTAAAGATCGGAAACGGGGGAAAAGGTTTCAACGTGAGAAAGCGTCTTCAAAAAGCACAAGTGTATTTAGACACAGCATTCAAACAGGAGACAAgcaatattcatgttcagaatgtgggaaatgtttcacatTTAAATCACAGCTTGTTaaacatgagagaagtcacacaggagaaaagccattttcgtgttcagaatgtgggaaaggttttacaagtaaatcaaatcttgttacacatgggagaagtcacacaggagttaagccatattcatgttcagaatgtggaaaatctttTTTTACTAAAGACAAACTAAGGAATCACCACatgactcacacaggggagaagccgttttcatgttcagaatgtgaaaaaaGTTTTATTACTAAAGTCAATCTAAAGATTCATCAGAGAATtcatactggagagaagccatatgcatgttcagaatgtgggaaatgttttactaataAATCCTATCTTGGTACTCAtgagaaaattcacacaggggagaagatgcattcatgttcagaatgcgggaAATCTTTTATTACCAAAGTCAAACTAAGGACTCATCTGCGAATTCACACagaagagaagccatattcatgtttagaCTGTGGGAAAGGTTTTACAGATAAATCAAGTCTTGTTATACATGAGAGAGTCCACACTGGAGAAAAGCCatattcatgctcagaatgtgggaaatgctttaaaATTCAATCTGACCTTGTTAGAcataaaaaaattcacacaggagaaaagctctattcatgttcagaatgcggaAAACGTTTTGTAAATAATTCAGACCTTGTTAGACATGagcgaattcacacaggagataaGCTATATCCATGTTCAGATTGCGGGAAAAGTTTTATAAATCATTCAAATCTTGTGAGAcataaaagaattcacacaggtgaAAAGCCCTATTTGTGTTCAGAATGCGGTAAATGTTTTACCTATAAACCACAACTTCTTAAAcacgagagaagtcacacaggaacATAG